A single Cyclopterus lumpus isolate fCycLum1 chromosome 3, fCycLum1.pri, whole genome shotgun sequence DNA region contains:
- the ctsba gene encoding cathepsin B translates to MWCSTFLLLAASLSVSLARPHFKPMSSEMVNFINKVNTTWKAGHNFHNVDYSYVKRLCGTMLNGPKLPVIVQYAGDMKMPTNFDSREQWPNCPTLKEIRDQGSCGSCWAFGAAEAISDRVCIHSNAKVSVEISSEDLLSCCESCGMGCNGGYPAAAWDYWTSEGLVSGGLYDSHIGCRPYTIPPCEHHVNGSRPSCSGEGGHTPKCVFRCEPGYTPSYKVDKHFGKTSYSVLPEEEQIQSEIYKNGPVEGAFTVYEDFVLYKSGVYQHVSGSAVGGHAIKILGWGEEDGVRYWLCANSWNTDWGDNGFFKFLRGSNHCGIESEIVAGIPK, encoded by the exons ATGTGGTGTTCAACCTTTCTGTTATTGGCTGCCAGCTTGTCGGTGAGCCTGGCCAGACCCCATTTCAAACCAATGTCCAGTGAGATGGTCAACTTCATCAATAAGGTCAACACTACTTGGAAG GCTGGTCACAACTTCCATAATGTTGACTACAGTTATGTCAAGAGACTCTGCGGTACGATGCTGAACGGACCGAAGCTGCCAGTCAT CGTTCAGTATGCTGGAGACATGAAGATGCCGACCAACTTTGACTCCAGGGAGCAGTGGCCCAATTGTCCCACTCTGAAGGAGATCAGAGACCAGGGCTCCTGTGGATCCTGCTGG GCATTTGGTGCTGCGGAGGCCATCTCTGACCGAGTGTGTATCCACAGCAATGCCAAGGTCAGCGTGGAGATCTCCTCAGAGGATCTGCTGTCCTGCTGCGAGAGCTGTGGTATGGG CTGTAATGGTGGCTACCCTGCAGCTGCCTGGGACTACTGGACCTCTGAGGGGCTGGTGTCTGGCGGCCTCTATGACTCCCACATTg GTTGTCGGCCCTACACCATCCCCCCCTGTGAACACCACGTGAATGGCAGCAGACCGTCCTGCTCTGGGGAGGGTGGACATACACCCAAGTGTGTCTTCCGGTGTGAACCTGGATACACACCCAGCTACAAAGTGGACAAGCACTTTG GTAAAACGTCTTACAGCGTGCTGCCAGAAGAGGAGCAGATTCAGAGTGAGATATACAAGAATGGCCCAGTAGAGGGAGCCTTTACCGTCTATGAAGACTTTGTGCTGTACAAGTCTG GTGTGTACCAGCATGTGTCTGGGTCTGCGGTGGGTGGCCACGCCATCAAGATCCTGGGctggggagaggaggatggggtTCGCTACTGGCTCTGTGCCAACTCCTGGAACACTGACTGGGGTGATAATG GATTCTTTAAGTTCCTGCGAGGATCAAATCACTGTGGTATTGAGTCTGAGATTGTGGCTGGGATTCCCAAATAG